One genomic region from uncultured Subdoligranulum sp. encodes:
- a CDS encoding sulfurtransferase TusA family protein has protein sequence MIDARGLSCPMPVVMVQKAVQKDAPSTLEVLLDNPCSVENVTRFAHNSGYAVEVSPAADEEYRLTLTKQ, from the coding sequence ATGATCGATGCTAGGGGACTGTCCTGCCCCATGCCGGTGGTCATGGTGCAGAAGGCTGTACAGAAGGACGCACCTTCCACGCTGGAAGTGCTGCTGGATAACCCCTGTTCGGTGGAAAACGTCACCCGGTTTGCCCACAACAGCGGCTACGCGGTGGAGGTATCCCCCGCCGCCGACGAGGAATACCGGCTGACCCTGACGAAACAATGA
- a CDS encoding DUF3343 domain-containing protein, with amino-acid sequence MRDYIATFHTHLSALLTAEALEERGVQARMMPVPRALSSSCGTCVRYTADSDCRECLDRNWEALYALQAGQYTCLLTAEDPA; translated from the coding sequence ATGAGGGACTACATTGCCACCTTCCACACCCACCTGAGCGCCCTGCTCACCGCCGAGGCGCTGGAGGAACGGGGCGTGCAGGCCCGGATGATGCCGGTGCCCCGGGCGCTGAGTTCCAGCTGCGGCACCTGTGTGCGGTACACCGCCGACAGCGACTGCCGGGAATGTCTCGACCGGAACTGGGAGGCACTCTACGCTTTGCAGGCGGGGCAGTACACCTGCCTTCTGACCGCGGAGGACCCCGCATGA
- the yqeC gene encoding selenium cofactor biosynthesis protein YqeC, whose translation MKGCIAVLGAGGKTTAVRSLAHRLCGFSVLWTTTTHIYPAAPEDCRLRLAAPTAARLAAALAAPGVVCAGVPAGEKWTALPPEVFAAGCRAADYIVCEADGAHRLPLKLHRPDEPVLPAGTTHALIVVGLSALGRPVEEVVHRYALHSAWAAAPRTPVGVEELCFCAEEAAARCPLPQKNIRLLFNQADDEKLLAAGRQAAAALTRQGFDCWVGALQKEDAFLAPWVLGG comes from the coding sequence ATGAAAGGCTGCATTGCGGTGCTGGGCGCCGGCGGCAAAACCACGGCGGTGCGCAGCCTGGCGCACCGCCTTTGCGGTTTTTCGGTGCTGTGGACCACCACCACCCACATCTACCCTGCCGCCCCCGAGGACTGCCGGCTGCGGCTGGCCGCCCCCACGGCGGCCCGGTTGGCGGCGGCGCTGGCAGCGCCCGGTGTCGTCTGCGCCGGGGTGCCCGCCGGGGAAAAATGGACCGCCCTGCCCCCCGAAGTTTTCGCCGCAGGCTGCCGGGCGGCGGACTATATTGTCTGCGAGGCGGATGGCGCCCACCGGCTGCCCCTGAAACTCCACCGCCCCGACGAACCGGTGCTGCCCGCCGGAACCACCCACGCCCTCATTGTGGTGGGGCTCTCGGCACTGGGCCGCCCTGTGGAGGAGGTGGTTCACCGGTACGCTTTGCACTCCGCCTGGGCCGCGGCGCCCCGCACCCCCGTGGGGGTGGAGGAATTGTGTTTTTGTGCCGAGGAAGCCGCCGCCCGGTGTCCCTTGCCGCAAAAAAACATCCGCCTGCTGTTCAACCAGGCGGATGACGAAAAGTTATTGGCTGCCGGACGGCAGGCCGCCGCGGCGCTTACCCGGCAGGGCTTTGACTGCTGGGTGGGGGCGCTGCAAAAAGAGGACGCTTTTTTGGCCCCCTGGGTGCTGGGCGGGTGA
- the yqeB gene encoding selenium-dependent molybdenum cofactor biosynthesis protein YqeB, with protein MQTNKADRPWIVVRGAGDLATGTILRLHRCGFKVLALECADPSAIRRKAAFCEAVWQGSTTVEGAVCRRIERAEEAAAVSAAGEIPLLVDETCAAAKLLHPAAVVDAILAKRNLGTHRGMAPITVGLGPGFTAGQDVDAVVETMRGHKLGRVILEGTAIPNTGVPGNIGGYTAERVIHAPAAGPMEFVPDETGTLIDIGAVVRKGQCIGRVGGVEVLATLDGVLRGIIRQGYPVTKGLKIADIDPRLEQVHNCDTVSDKARAIAGGVVEALLFLAEECGIPLL; from the coding sequence ATGCAAACCAACAAGGCAGACCGGCCCTGGATTGTCGTCCGGGGGGCCGGGGACCTGGCCACCGGCACGATCTTGCGGCTGCACCGGTGCGGCTTCAAGGTGCTGGCGCTGGAATGTGCCGACCCGTCGGCCATCCGGCGCAAAGCGGCCTTCTGTGAGGCGGTCTGGCAGGGCAGCACCACCGTGGAGGGGGCCGTCTGCCGCCGCATTGAACGGGCGGAAGAAGCCGCCGCCGTCTCCGCCGCGGGGGAGATCCCTTTGCTGGTGGACGAGACCTGTGCCGCCGCAAAGCTCCTGCACCCGGCGGCGGTGGTGGATGCCATCCTGGCCAAGCGGAATCTCGGCACCCACCGGGGCATGGCACCCATCACGGTGGGCCTCGGCCCCGGGTTTACGGCGGGGCAGGACGTGGACGCCGTGGTGGAGACCATGCGGGGCCACAAGCTGGGCCGGGTGATCCTGGAGGGCACAGCCATTCCCAACACCGGCGTGCCGGGCAACATCGGCGGGTACACGGCGGAGCGTGTCATCCACGCCCCGGCTGCGGGACCCATGGAGTTTGTCCCCGACGAAACCGGCACCCTCATTGACATCGGCGCCGTGGTCCGCAAGGGCCAGTGCATCGGCCGGGTGGGCGGCGTGGAAGTCCTGGCCACGTTGGACGGCGTGCTGCGGGGCATCATCCGGCAAGGCTATCCCGTCACCAAGGGGCTGAAAATCGCCGACATCGACCCGCGCCTCGAACAGGTGCACAACTGCGACACGGTGTCCGACAAGGCCCGGGCCATCGCCGGGGGCGTGGTGGAAGCGCTGCTCTTCCTCGCCGAGGAGTGTGGCATCCCGCTGCTCTAG
- a CDS encoding molybdopterin-binding protein: MKLIDTRDAVGQVLCHDITQIIPGVSKGPIFRKGHIVTPEDIPVLLRCGKEHLYVWEKDESMLHENEAAEILRDLCRNEHMTASEPKEGKIELSADCDGLFLADAKRIRAVNALGRMMIATRSSGFAVKKGGKLCGTRIIPLVIEKTAMEQARQVAGPEPLLQLRPFRARTFGVVTTGSEVQKGLIQDAFTPVLEEKLAAYGCTMAAHVTPGDDSAAITAAIRQMAEDGVEMILCTGGMSVDPDDRTPLAIRNSGARIVGYGAPVLPGAMFMLGYLADGRPVCGLPGCVMYAKRTIFDLVLPRLLADVPVTADWLAGLGVGGLCLNCPECHFPNCGFGKGLA; the protein is encoded by the coding sequence ATGAAACTCATCGATACCCGGGATGCCGTGGGCCAGGTACTCTGCCACGACATCACCCAGATCATTCCCGGCGTCTCCAAAGGCCCGATCTTCCGCAAGGGCCACATCGTGACCCCCGAGGATATCCCCGTGCTGCTGCGCTGCGGCAAGGAGCACCTCTACGTCTGGGAGAAGGACGAATCCATGCTCCACGAGAACGAGGCCGCCGAGATCCTGCGGGACCTCTGCCGGAACGAACACATGACCGCCTCGGAGCCGAAAGAAGGCAAGATCGAGCTTTCCGCCGACTGCGACGGGCTGTTTTTAGCGGATGCAAAGCGCATCCGGGCCGTCAACGCTCTGGGCCGCATGATGATCGCCACCCGGTCCTCGGGGTTTGCCGTGAAAAAGGGCGGCAAGCTCTGCGGCACCCGCATCATTCCGCTGGTCATTGAAAAGACCGCTATGGAGCAGGCCCGCCAGGTGGCCGGGCCGGAGCCCCTTTTGCAGCTGCGGCCCTTCCGGGCGAGGACTTTTGGCGTGGTGACCACGGGCAGCGAAGTGCAGAAGGGGCTGATCCAGGACGCCTTCACGCCGGTGCTGGAAGAAAAGCTGGCGGCGTACGGCTGCACCATGGCGGCCCACGTCACCCCGGGGGACGACAGCGCCGCCATCACGGCGGCCATCCGCCAAATGGCGGAGGACGGCGTGGAAATGATTCTCTGCACCGGCGGCATGAGCGTCGACCCCGACGACCGCACGCCGCTGGCGATTCGGAACAGCGGCGCCCGCATCGTGGGCTACGGCGCGCCGGTGTTGCCGGGAGCCATGTTCATGCTGGGGTATCTTGCCGACGGGCGGCCGGTGTGCGGCCTGCCCGGTTGCGTGATGTACGCCAAGCGGACGATTTTTGATTTGGTACTGCCCCGGCTGTTGGCCGATGTGCCGGTGACGGCCGACTGGCTGGCCGGGCTGGGCGTGGGCGGGCTCTGCCTGAACTGCCCGGAATGCCACTTTCCGAATTGTGGCTTTGGAAAAGGGCTGGCGTAA
- the moaC gene encoding cyclic pyranopterin monophosphate synthase MoaC: MELTHIDPAGNAVMVDVGEKPATRRTAVAEGFITMSPHCFAVIAAGHAKKGDVLGVAQVAGIMATKHTADLIPLCHRLNLTKSAVTFELLEDRHAIRAECTVQCVGPTGVEMEALTGVSTALLTVYDMAKALDRAMRIDGIRLLEKSGGKSGHYQAEARP, from the coding sequence ATGGAACTGACACACATTGACCCGGCCGGCAACGCCGTCATGGTGGACGTAGGCGAAAAGCCCGCCACCCGGCGCACCGCCGTGGCGGAGGGGTTCATCACCATGTCCCCCCACTGTTTTGCCGTCATTGCCGCCGGGCACGCCAAAAAGGGCGACGTGCTGGGGGTGGCCCAGGTGGCGGGCATCATGGCCACCAAGCACACGGCGGACCTGATCCCCCTCTGCCACCGGCTCAACCTGACGAAAAGCGCCGTGACCTTTGAGCTTCTCGAGGACCGGCACGCCATCCGGGCGGAGTGCACCGTCCAGTGCGTGGGCCCCACCGGCGTGGAGATGGAAGCCCTCACCGGGGTGTCCACGGCGCTGCTCACCGTCTACGATATGGCCAAGGCGCTGGACCGGGCCATGCGGATTGACGGCATCCGCCTCCTCGAAAAATCCGGCGGCAAGAGCGGCCACTACCAGGCGGAGGCCCGTCCATGA
- the moaA gene encoding GTP 3',8-cyclase MoaA, translated as MTDHYGRVIRYLRISLTDRCNLRCRYCMPAEGVPLRRHEEILRYEEIVEIAKAALSLDIDTFKLTGGEPLVRRDVPALVAALKNLPGTRQVTLTTNGLLLGGQLEALLAAGLDAVNVSLDTLDDGQYHALTRRDYPVAAVVAAVRQAAGRLPVKVNAVLLPETADQWLALANLAADPGVDVRFIEEMPIGKGEADPNLTADRVLAVLRGRWPDLAPCGEHRGNGPAHYYKAAGLAGRIGFIDAVTHRFCASCDRLRLTCTGTLRPCLCYDDGIDLRGILRSGAGPEALQKAIRQAIAEKPEAHCFGARHGSQQTMNTIGG; from the coding sequence ATGACTGACCACTACGGGCGCGTCATCCGCTATCTGCGCATTTCCCTCACCGACCGGTGCAACCTGCGCTGCCGCTACTGCATGCCCGCCGAGGGGGTGCCGCTGCGCCGCCACGAGGAGATTCTGCGCTACGAGGAGATCGTGGAAATTGCCAAAGCCGCGCTGAGCCTGGACATTGACACCTTCAAGCTCACGGGGGGCGAACCGCTGGTGCGGCGGGATGTGCCCGCCCTGGTGGCGGCGCTCAAAAATCTGCCCGGCACCCGCCAGGTGACGCTGACCACCAACGGCCTGTTGCTGGGGGGCCAGCTGGAGGCGCTGCTGGCCGCCGGGCTGGACGCCGTGAACGTGAGCCTGGACACGCTGGACGACGGCCAGTACCACGCCCTGACCCGCCGGGACTACCCGGTGGCCGCCGTGGTGGCGGCGGTACGGCAGGCGGCCGGACGGCTGCCGGTAAAAGTGAACGCCGTGCTGCTGCCCGAGACCGCCGACCAGTGGCTGGCCCTGGCGAACCTTGCCGCCGATCCCGGCGTGGACGTGCGATTCATTGAGGAGATGCCCATCGGCAAGGGGGAGGCCGACCCGAATCTCACGGCCGACCGGGTGCTGGCGGTGCTGCGCGGCCGCTGGCCCGACCTTGCCCCCTGCGGCGAGCACCGGGGCAACGGCCCCGCCCACTATTATAAAGCGGCGGGTCTTGCGGGGCGCATCGGCTTTATCGACGCGGTGACCCACCGCTTCTGCGCGTCTTGCGACCGGCTGCGGCTGACCTGCACCGGGACCCTGCGGCCCTGCCTTTGTTATGACGACGGCATCGACCTGCGGGGCATTCTGCGCAGCGGCGCCGGGCCGGAAGCGCTGCAAAAAGCCATCCGGCAGGCCATTGCCGAAAAGCCGGAGGCCCACTGTTTCGGGGCCCGGCACGGCAGCCAACAGACGATGAATACGATCGGAGGATAA
- a CDS encoding molybdopterin-binding protein yields the protein MEGIVRAVCLSKARGTEKVNVGRGELQADWGLAGDAHAGHWHRQVSLLSADKIAAFNAKGANVQPGAFGENLVVEGLDFRAMPVGTRLRCGQALLEITQIGKECHSHCAIFHRVGDCIMPREGVFAKVLKSGPVAVGDTMTVEARTAPLPFQAAVITLSDRCAAGERQDKSGPAIVERLKQNGYEVIETLLLPDGRPALEKELRRLCDQRQPDLILTTGGTGFSPRDVTPEATLAVAERQAPGIAEAIRAASLRITPRAMLGRGVSVIRGRTLIINLPGSPKACNESMDVFLDQMPHALTLLRGAVTDCAVSSKGGTAPQVGA from the coding sequence ATGGAAGGAATCGTACGGGCGGTCTGCCTGAGCAAGGCCCGGGGCACCGAGAAAGTGAATGTGGGCCGGGGCGAACTGCAGGCCGACTGGGGCCTTGCGGGGGATGCCCACGCGGGGCACTGGCACCGGCAGGTGAGCCTGCTCAGCGCCGACAAGATCGCGGCCTTCAATGCGAAAGGCGCCAACGTGCAGCCCGGAGCCTTCGGGGAGAACCTCGTGGTGGAGGGGCTGGATTTCCGCGCCATGCCGGTGGGCACCCGGCTGCGGTGCGGCCAGGCCCTGCTGGAGATCACCCAGATCGGCAAGGAGTGCCACAGCCACTGCGCCATTTTTCACCGTGTGGGGGACTGCATCATGCCCCGGGAGGGCGTCTTTGCCAAGGTACTGAAGAGCGGCCCGGTGGCGGTGGGCGATACCATGACGGTGGAAGCCCGCACCGCACCGCTGCCCTTCCAGGCGGCGGTGATCACCCTCTCCGACCGGTGCGCGGCGGGGGAACGGCAGGACAAGAGCGGCCCCGCCATTGTGGAGCGCCTGAAACAGAACGGCTATGAGGTCATCGAAACGCTGCTGCTGCCCGACGGCCGCCCGGCTCTGGAAAAAGAGCTGCGCCGCCTGTGCGACCAGCGGCAGCCCGACCTGATCCTGACCACCGGCGGCACCGGGTTTTCCCCCCGGGACGTGACCCCCGAGGCCACCCTGGCGGTGGCGGAGCGTCAGGCCCCCGGCATCGCCGAGGCCATCCGGGCGGCCAGTCTGCGCATCACTCCCCGGGCCATGCTGGGGCGGGGGGTCTCGGTGATCCGGGGCAGGACGCTGATCATCAACCTGCCGGGCAGCCCCAAGGCCTGCAACGAGAGCATGGATGTTTTTCTCGACCAGATGCCCCACGCCCTGACCCTTTTGCGGGGCGCCGTGACGGACTGTGCGGTTTCCTCAAAAGGGGGAACAGCCCCGCAGGTTGGTGCCTGA
- the modA gene encoding molybdate ABC transporter substrate-binding protein, whose product MKKLLAAALAALFALSLAGCGTPAASASTAETAGQPVELVVFAAASLTETLTEIADTYEAAHPGVTLTFNFDSSGTLKTQVEEGAACDVFLSAAEKQLDQLEELGLVDTATRLDLLENRVTLCVPEGNPASIQGFDDLAGRLAAGDILLAMGNSDVPVGQYTQKIFAHYGLDEGALASAGVLTYGTNVKEVTAQVAQGSVDCGIVYATDAYSAGLTVVDTATAELCGQVLYPGAVLYGSAHPAEAAAFLDYLSTPEAMKIFASVGFSAP is encoded by the coding sequence ATGAAAAAACTTCTGGCCGCGGCACTGGCCGCACTGTTTGCCCTTTCCCTGGCCGGGTGCGGCACCCCGGCCGCCTCGGCCTCCACGGCGGAAACCGCCGGGCAGCCGGTGGAGCTGGTGGTCTTTGCGGCGGCGTCGCTGACCGAGACCCTCACCGAGATCGCCGACACCTACGAGGCCGCCCATCCCGGCGTGACGCTGACCTTCAACTTTGATTCCTCCGGCACGCTGAAGACCCAGGTGGAGGAGGGCGCCGCCTGCGACGTTTTTCTCTCGGCGGCGGAAAAACAGCTGGACCAGCTGGAAGAGCTGGGGCTGGTGGACACCGCCACCCGACTGGACCTTCTGGAAAACCGGGTGACCCTCTGTGTACCGGAGGGCAATCCCGCGTCCATCCAGGGCTTTGACGACCTGGCCGGGCGGCTGGCCGCCGGGGACATTCTGCTGGCCATGGGCAACAGCGACGTGCCGGTGGGCCAGTACACCCAGAAGATTTTTGCCCACTACGGCCTGGACGAGGGGGCCCTGGCATCGGCAGGGGTTCTGACCTACGGCACCAACGTGAAGGAGGTCACCGCCCAGGTGGCCCAGGGCAGCGTGGACTGCGGCATCGTCTACGCCACCGACGCTTATAGTGCCGGGCTCACCGTGGTGGACACCGCCACCGCCGAACTCTGCGGTCAGGTGCTCTACCCCGGGGCGGTGCTCTACGGTTCCGCCCATCCCGCCGAGGCCGCGGCATTTCTTGATTACCTCTCCACCCCCGAGGCGATGAAGATTTTCGCTTCGGTGGGCTTTTCCGCCCCCTGA
- the modB gene encoding molybdate ABC transporter permease subunit, translated as MDWFPLFNSLRIAALSCVLVFFGGIAAAYYAARLPRLAKGVLDALLTLPMVLPPTVVGYLLLLVFGNRRPVGALLARWGLPFVMTWYGGVLAAAVVAFPLMYRTARGAFEAFDETLDQAGQTLGLSGTFLFWRVRMPACRQGILAGVVLAFARALGEYGATSMLIGYTPGRTATISTTVYQLWRTGDDAGALFWVGVNLAISAAVLLTVNLLERPAKGGRL; from the coding sequence ATGGACTGGTTTCCCCTTTTCAATTCCCTGCGCATCGCGGCGCTGAGCTGTGTACTGGTCTTTTTCGGGGGCATCGCCGCGGCCTACTACGCCGCCCGTCTGCCCCGGCTGGCCAAGGGCGTGCTGGACGCCCTGCTCACCCTGCCCATGGTGCTGCCTCCCACCGTGGTGGGGTATCTGCTGCTGCTGGTCTTCGGCAACCGGCGTCCGGTGGGCGCGCTGCTGGCCCGGTGGGGCCTCCCCTTCGTCATGACCTGGTACGGCGGCGTGCTGGCCGCCGCGGTGGTGGCCTTTCCGCTCATGTACCGCACGGCCCGGGGCGCCTTCGAGGCCTTTGACGAGACCCTCGACCAGGCCGGGCAGACGCTGGGCCTTTCGGGGACCTTTCTCTTCTGGCGGGTGCGGATGCCCGCCTGCCGCCAGGGGATTCTGGCCGGGGTGGTGCTGGCCTTTGCCCGGGCGCTGGGCGAGTACGGCGCCACCAGCATGCTCATCGGCTACACGCCGGGGCGCACCGCCACCATCTCCACCACCGTCTACCAGCTGTGGCGCACCGGCGACGACGCGGGGGCGCTGTTCTGGGTGGGGGTGAACCTTGCCATCTCGGCGGCGGTGCTGCTCACCGTCAACCTGCTGGAACGCCCGGCGAAAGGAGGCCGCCTGTGA
- a CDS encoding ATP-binding cassette domain-containing protein — protein MSLCVDIQKTLGRFRLQVQFDSDAALTGLLGASGCGKSLTLRCIAGVERPDRGRIVLDDEVLFDSEKGIDLPPRQRRVGLLFQHYALFPTMTVAENIRCGARNRGGRGEQNRIVRETVDLFQLGGLEHRRPAQLSGGQAQRVALARMLAADPRLLLLDEPFSALDAPLRDKLQPRLRELLRTVGRQTVLVTHSRDEAYRLCETLCILDGGRVLHTGATKAVFADPGSAAAARLTGCKNVADARKIDDRTVAVPAWGITLRTARPVPDTLAAVGLRAHDFAPGCGENRWPVVWAGAMEEPFEQCYLFRFAGQDPAAEPLWWRLPRDRVPAALPESLGIDPRAVLLLE, from the coding sequence GTGAGCCTTTGCGTGGACATCCAAAAGACGCTGGGCCGCTTCCGGCTGCAGGTGCAGTTTGACTCGGACGCCGCCCTCACCGGGCTGCTGGGGGCTTCGGGATGCGGCAAAAGCCTGACGCTGCGCTGCATCGCCGGCGTGGAGCGCCCCGACCGGGGCCGCATCGTGCTGGACGACGAAGTCCTCTTCGATTCGGAAAAGGGTATCGACCTGCCGCCCCGGCAGCGCCGGGTGGGGCTGCTCTTCCAGCACTACGCCCTCTTCCCCACCATGACGGTGGCGGAAAACATCCGCTGCGGCGCCAGGAATCGCGGCGGCCGCGGCGAACAGAACCGTATTGTCCGGGAAACGGTGGACCTTTTCCAGCTGGGGGGCCTCGAACACCGCCGCCCGGCCCAGCTTTCCGGCGGGCAGGCCCAGCGGGTGGCCCTGGCCCGGATGCTGGCCGCCGACCCCCGGCTGCTGTTGCTGGACGAGCCCTTCTCCGCCCTGGACGCCCCTCTGCGGGACAAACTCCAGCCCCGGCTGCGGGAACTGCTGCGCACCGTAGGGCGGCAGACCGTTCTGGTGACCCACAGCCGGGACGAAGCCTACCGCCTGTGCGAGACCCTCTGCATCCTGGACGGCGGGCGGGTGCTGCACACCGGCGCCACCAAGGCCGTCTTTGCCGACCCGGGCAGCGCGGCGGCGGCGCGGCTTACCGGCTGCAAGAATGTGGCCGACGCCCGGAAAATCGACGACCGAACGGTGGCGGTGCCCGCCTGGGGCATCACGCTGCGCACCGCCCGACCTGTGCCGGACACCCTGGCCGCCGTGGGGCTGCGGGCCCACGATTTTGCCCCCGGCTGTGGGGAAAACCGCTGGCCGGTGGTGTGGGCCGGGGCGATGGAGGAGCCCTTTGAGCAGTGCTATCTCTTCCGTTTTGCGGGGCAGGACCCCGCCGCCGAGCCCCTGTGGTGGCGGCTGCCCCGGGACCGGGTGCCCGCGGCGCTGCCCGAATCCCTGGGCATCGACCCACGGGCGGTTTTGCTGTTGGAATGA
- a CDS encoding XdhC family protein, with amino-acid sequence MTVTFWEAAVQAVTAGQRVWLVTVAAVQGSAPQRPGAMMAVGPAGRLAGTIGGGALEYDCVQKVIRGEALPGLRHLTLNENAPQGVGMVCGGSTDLLFTPLADPRPLQATLERLRQHGDGLFCLPLDGGAPYLAAPGAGSQSGQLELPLLDPGRVFVIGGGHVAREVARLLEQLNYRYLVADDRPDYADPACFPAAEGVVCTGFDALAAAFPGEMAPGAGDAVCIMTRGHAGDGAAVRWALGTGAGYIGLMGSRRKREKLFAELAAEGYADAPGRLVTPIGLAIGAVTPAEIAVSVCAQLIGWRRGAL; translated from the coding sequence ATGACGGTGACATTCTGGGAAGCGGCGGTGCAGGCCGTGACGGCGGGCCAGCGGGTCTGGCTCGTCACGGTGGCGGCGGTGCAGGGCTCCGCCCCCCAGCGGCCCGGCGCCATGATGGCGGTGGGTCCGGCTGGACGGCTGGCGGGCACCATCGGCGGCGGTGCGCTGGAATATGACTGTGTCCAGAAAGTGATACGGGGCGAGGCGCTGCCGGGGCTGCGGCATCTAACGCTTAACGAGAATGCCCCCCAGGGCGTGGGGATGGTCTGCGGCGGCAGCACCGACCTGTTGTTTACCCCCCTCGCCGACCCCCGGCCTTTGCAGGCGACGCTGGAAAGGCTGCGGCAGCATGGCGACGGGCTTTTCTGCCTGCCGCTGGACGGCGGGGCGCCTTATCTGGCGGCTCCCGGTGCGGGCAGCCAATCCGGGCAGCTGGAACTGCCGCTGCTGGACCCCGGCCGGGTCTTTGTGATCGGCGGGGGCCATGTGGCCCGGGAGGTGGCACGGCTGCTGGAACAGCTGAACTACCGCTACCTGGTGGCGGACGACCGGCCGGACTACGCCGACCCGGCCTGTTTTCCCGCCGCCGAAGGGGTGGTCTGCACCGGGTTTGACGCCCTGGCCGCGGCGTTTCCCGGGGAAATGGCGCCGGGGGCCGGGGACGCCGTCTGCATCATGACCCGGGGCCACGCCGGGGACGGCGCCGCCGTGCGGTGGGCGCTGGGCACCGGTGCCGGGTACATCGGCCTGATGGGCAGCCGCCGCAAGCGGGAGAAGCTTTTTGCGGAGCTGGCCGCCGAAGGGTATGCCGACGCCCCCGGGCGCCTCGTCACCCCCATCGGCCTTGCCATCGGGGCGGTGACCCCCGCCGAGATCGCCGTCTCGGTCTGCGCCCAGCTCATCGGCTGGCGGCGGGGTGCCCTCTAA
- a CDS encoding MATE family efflux transporter, whose amino-acid sequence MDKNELFATMPVPQALRRMIVPAAVSQIIVLGAVPTVLSNVMSSLVRSIGHSREAGFGVTLGAVLNIVLDPVFMYWILPDGQQVLGVGLATLVSNCVSFLYFLGILWEIRSRNLLTADPRAGLPRRKTLVAVLGVGIPSATTSLLFDLDYMVVDKLMVAYSDAALAAIGIALKVERLPLNIGIGICQGMVPLVAYNCASGDHRRMNGFIRLSLATGLVVAAVSIALYELFTPWIVRAFIADPETVALASTFLRIRILATPLMFLSFFTVYLFQGFGIGRVAMVLAILRWAVFNIPMLVLLNALVGMYGILWIPAIGDGITVLLSLAAYLRWRPRARTEKPQ is encoded by the coding sequence ATGGACAAAAACGAACTGTTTGCCACCATGCCGGTGCCCCAGGCGCTGCGCAGGATGATCGTTCCCGCCGCGGTCAGCCAGATCATCGTGCTGGGGGCGGTGCCCACGGTTCTCTCCAACGTCATGTCCAGCCTGGTGCGCAGCATCGGCCATTCCCGGGAGGCGGGCTTCGGCGTCACGCTGGGCGCCGTGCTCAACATCGTGCTGGACCCGGTGTTCATGTACTGGATCCTGCCCGATGGCCAGCAGGTGCTGGGCGTAGGGCTGGCCACGCTGGTGTCCAACTGCGTCTCCTTCCTCTACTTCCTGGGCATATTGTGGGAGATCCGCAGCCGCAACCTGCTCACGGCGGACCCCCGGGCGGGCCTGCCCCGGCGCAAGACCCTGGTGGCTGTGCTGGGGGTGGGCATCCCCTCCGCCACCACCAGCCTGCTGTTTGACCTCGATTACATGGTGGTGGACAAACTTATGGTGGCCTACAGCGATGCGGCCCTCGCCGCCATCGGCATCGCGCTCAAGGTGGAGCGTCTGCCCCTCAACATCGGCATCGGCATCTGCCAGGGCATGGTGCCGCTGGTGGCCTACAACTGCGCCTCGGGGGACCACCGCCGGATGAACGGCTTCATCCGCCTCTCCCTGGCCACCGGCCTGGTGGTGGCCGCTGTCAGCATCGCGCTGTACGAGCTGTTCACCCCCTGGATCGTCCGGGCCTTCATCGCCGACCCCGAGACGGTGGCCCTGGCCTCCACCTTCCTGCGCATCCGCATCCTGGCCACGCCGCTGATGTTCTTAAGCTTCTTCACGGTCTACCTGTTCCAGGGCTTCGGCATCGGCCGGGTGGCCATGGTGCTGGCCATCCTGCGGTGGGCGGTCTTCAACATCCCCATGCTGGTGCTGCTCAACGCCCTGGTGGGCATGTACGGCATCCTGTGGATCCCCGCCATCGGCGACGGCATCACGGTGCTGCTCTCGCTGGCCGCCTACCTGCGCTGGCGCCCCCGGGCCAGGACAGAAAAACCCCAATAA
- a CDS encoding helix-turn-helix transcriptional regulator, producing the protein MDWTSIGRNIRRYRLERDLRQEDLAAAAGVSANYMGMVERGEKTPSLETLVAILNALEISADMVLTDVVDSGYTVKQSLLAERVGRLPAAERERIYAVVEVLVEQAGKA; encoded by the coding sequence ATGGACTGGACATCCATCGGGCGCAACATCCGCCGCTACCGGCTGGAGCGGGACCTGCGGCAGGAGGACCTGGCCGCGGCGGCAGGGGTCAGCGCCAACTATATGGGCATGGTGGAGCGGGGGGAGAAGACCCCCTCGCTGGAAACGCTGGTGGCCATCCTCAACGCCCTGGAAATCTCCGCCGACATGGTCCTCACCGACGTGGTGGACAGCGGCTACACCGTCAAGCAGTCGCTGCTGGCCGAGCGGGTGGGGCGTCTGCCCGCGGCGGAGCGGGAGCGCATCTACGCGGTGGTGGAGGTGCTGGTGGAGCAGGCCGGCAAGGCTTGA